In Neomonachus schauinslandi chromosome 8, ASM220157v2, whole genome shotgun sequence, the genomic stretch TAGAAGTTTTCCTGATTACTGTTATATGAAATTTGGGCTTAGGTGGCATGCCATACCATGAAATGATGGAAACAAATATGATTTCTGTCTTGGTctgaaacattaattaaaaagatttataaagatttataaaaatcataataaactgTATTCTAAAAGCAGACCCATGTCTGAAAATTCTGGTATACACATATCTTTGACCCTTTTGGAAATAGAGATGTACTTCCTACTGAATGACTCAGAAGGGAAGGAATTTCGGGTGATCTGATAAACAGAGAGTCATGGGGCAAGTCTGTTTCTATACCTTTATGTTAATAGtataaaaagagaactataatattaacatattatACCTGTTATTTACAATTCTGATCTTCTGTTGATTTTTATACTTGGAAACCATATTCTTAATGATTGACATGCTTTATCAGTCCTGTATGAATGCCAATGCCAAAATCCAGGCTCAGCGTCTGTTCTACCTGGGATTTCTAAGAGTaatggttcccccccccccccgcccactggTAAGAATGCAGCATGAACTTGGTCATCTATGATGAAgtaaagcaaattttttttttaagattttatttatttatttgacagagagagacagcgagagagggaacacaagcaggagaagtgggagagggagaagcaggctttccgcagagcagggagcccgatgtggggctcgatcccaggaccctgggatcatgacctgagcggaaagcagacgcttaacgactgagccacccaggcgcccgaagtaaAGCAAATTTTAGGAGGTCCACTATCAGTTGGTTCCTAGGGAGAATTGATCACCATCAAGTTTATTTCTCCATGCCTGGGTAAAACAACAGTGACTTGTCTGGTGATCACCAAACCCTTCAAACATAAACATGGTCACATGACCATCTCCTTCCtcccaaaaagaaagaacaccatTTGATTTAGATGGTTTGTGTTCCTCAGAAAAGGTCACTCTATAGACCGGAAGAACTTGAGAAAGAGGAAGTACATTGAATTAAAATGCAGAGACTCAGAAACTGACATCGGGGGCACATTTAGCCGTAATGTCCTTTCTGGAAGTGGGAGGTTGCTGGACAACAGGCGTATCAAAACCACTTGTTCCAAGGCTATGTGTGATGTTTGAGATCAGTTCAGGAGCCttgtgaagaagaagaagaatttatttatttttatttatttttaaagattttatttgagagagagagagcacgagtgggggaggagggggagagaaacagagggagagggagaagcaagctccccactgagcagggaccccgatgtggggctcaatcccaggacctgagccgaaggcagacacttaaccgactgagccacccacgcaccccaggAGACAAAAAAATTATAGAGAGAGGCTGAACAGTGGCCTAATGAAAAATGGAAGAGAGTTTCTGGAGTTCCCTTCAGCAATGGGGCAAAGTCATGCTCCGTGGCCACACCCACTTAAAGAGGAAAATGGGATCAAGAGTTGGGGGCAATTGGCTCAACTTGAAAGAAAGGAGCAGCCTCTGAGAGTTTCTCCTATTCTTAGGACACTTCCTGTGATCTATCCTGAACACAGCATACTCATTGAATGCTCCCAGTCTCATGCTGCAATGAAATGAATTACATCCCGATAAGGAAGAAGGGAGCAGAAATACCACCTGTTGGCTGAGGTCCCTGTCATCCTGAAATGGAAGTAAAAAGGAAGATGGATTCGGTCATTGAGAGAGTAAGGAGCAACAACATCTTGGAAAATTATCCAGACATTTCCACCGCAGTCTCCATGTCACTGGGAATGAAAGCGGGGCCCACTCTGTAGGTCTGAGTCCCCAGGCTGAAAAGAACACCCTGCTGAAGAGGGTAACTAGCAGTCTCGGGTATCTTACTGGGCCAGATCTCGGGCTAGGCACCTTCCACCCCACAGGGCTGTCTTTGCCTCATCAGAGTCTGATTTCAGTGGCCTCTTTTTGCtctgttgttttgcttttctgtcaCAACTTCATCACTGAAGAACAGCGAGACAGTGGACAGTGTCAACCACTTTCCAGAAGTTTCTTACCTCGCTGGCTTCTACAATGGAGAATGAAGCTCGCTCCGAGGGCGATGAGCCCTAGCACAAAGCCTCCGACTCCAGCCAGCATCTTGCTCCGAGCAGAATCAGGCTGTGCCTCTGGGGAGAACAGAAGTCGGGGTGAGTCTCCCCTCCACTTGCCGCAATCCCAGGGCCCTGTCTGACAGGCGCCTGATCTAATCTACCacggagagaaaaggaaggggatgAGGTCAAGCTTGGAACCACTATGGAGAAAGAGTAGATGTGAAAAGCACTAAAGTTTTGGGCCACAGAGTGATGGCTTCCACAGGATGCAAATGCTGGTTTTAGGTCAGCCCATTAAGTCCAAGCTTAAGGAACTGAAGGGAGACTGAAGGGAGAGGTGTTTCCATGTCTGAGGGCCAGTCATGAAGGTGATggcatttctgagttttttttgaCAAGGGGAGATTCTTTAGACTTCCCCCAGGGCAGGATAAATGTGTGCGAGGATTGCCAGACCGTCACTGCTCCCAGCCAGGACCACAGTTAGGTTGATGAGGAACACGGGGTAGTCTCGTGTAGTAACACAAGACAAAATGAGCAGAACTCAGAGCCTGGAGGGTCATCAGGGAGTAACTCACTCCACTCCACGGTGACAGGACCATCTAGGCTGGGGTGCTCCACTTGGCAGGCGTAGACGTCTCCCTGCCGGGGGGTCATTTCCAGCATCACCAGGGTCTGGAAGGTCCAGTCTCCATTATGCATCGAGTTGGTGGATAAAACCCCAGCTGTTTCCTCCTGTCCATTCAAGAACCAGCGGACTTGAATGTGGCCTGGGTAGAAATCTGACACGTGGCAAACAAGCAGGTTGTGGTGCTGCGGATGCCCCTTCTTGGAGGGAGAGACATGCACTTGAGGCTGGACTAGGAGGGGAAAAGACTCTTTGTTATGACAACTGAGACAGCCAAAGTAGAACATTTAGTGATTTTCTTGCCAAACTGACTTCTCAGATGTTAAAGACAAATCCTATCACCTATTAAGCTATTTAGAGGCAGGAGATGGGGAACACAGtaggaaaaacagaataaaacattcAAATGTTCTACGAATGACCTTGTCACACCCAATAATGAAAGAGCAAAGAACAGGAGAGGGTCAGAGTTGGTGCTCTAGAACACTTCTGCCACAAATGTAGGTGACAGTGACTAATATTCTTTGAGCAGAAATGTTGGACCAGCTCTGAAGTTACCTGAATTTACATTTTCTCATCTTGTTTAAAAGGATGTATAATCCTGCCAGATATTATCTTGGAATCAGAATATATTCAGCCAATAGATTTCCTTTGATCTAGCAGTCTGatattctcctttaaaaaagacgagcaggggcgcctggatggctcagttggttaagcgactgccttcggctcaggtcatgatcctggagtccctggatcgagtgccccatcgagtcccgcatcgggctccctgctcggcagggagtctgcttctccctctgaccctccccccctcatgtgctctctattctctctctctcaaataaattaaaaaaaaaaaaaaaaaaaaagacgagcagatgggatgcctgagtggctcagtcggttaagcgtctgccttcagctcaggtcatgatcccagggtcctgggatccagtcccacattggactccttgctgggtggggagcctgcttctccctctgcttgccgctccccctgcttacgctcgaactctctttctctctgagaaataaataaataaataaataaataaataaataaataaataaataataggagaagaaatgaagtagcttgatttgttcttcattttaacCTGTCTCCTGGCTTCCTctaccaggggaaaaaaaaagtttgtcgcCAGATCCACAAACCCAATGCTCCTGGCTCTTTCCTgtttgcggagcagggagtctggcCCCTTGCGGCGCTGGCCTGGCCCCTGGGCTCCGTGCTGGCTCCGGGACGGGGCGGCCGCTCCCGCCTTTGCTGCCCAAGTCCACCCGGTGCAGAGTGTCCGCTGCAGACCCGCCCTGTCACCTCGGCGCTTCAGCGTGAAACCCTCGTCCAGGTCGAAGTTGTGCTTGCACACGGAGTCCACGGCGCTCCGTCTCAGGGCCAGGAACTCCCTGTGAATGTTCCAGTTCTTGGCCGTGATGCTCGGACACGGCGGCAAACAGCCCCACGGCGCTGTCCAACTGGACGAACAGCTCTCGGTTGTAGGTGTATTGCTCCTGGAAGCGGTGCGTCACGTTGAACTCGAGGCAGGTACTCCGCCTCTGGTAGGCGTAAAGCTCTGTGGAGAGTAAACTAGGAGGTGAATATAAGAATGTAtaggaggggggcgcctgggtggctcagtcgttaagcgtctgccttcggctcaggtcatgatcccaggctcctgagatcgagccccgaacCAGGCTCTTTGTTCACtgaggagtcggcttctccctctacctctgcctgtctctccccctgctcatgtgctctctgccaactaaataaataaaatcttaaaaaaggaaaaaaaaaaaaagaatgtataggAGAATATAATAATGAATATGGGGGTGAGGAAGCATTTC encodes the following:
- the LOC110575638 gene encoding LOW QUALITY PROTEIN: HLA class II histocompatibility antigen, DP beta 1 chain (The sequence of the model RefSeq protein was modified relative to this genomic sequence to represent the inferred CDS: inserted 2 bases in 1 codon), with product MAALMMSLVMLSSPLVQSRDTPGEKVETLNKLLYLPKATQLVCKHPYCSVHITFLISYELYAYQRRSTCLEFNVTHRFQEQYTYNRELFVQLDSAVGLFAAVSEXITAKNWNIHREFLALRRSAVDSVCKHNFDLDEGFTLKRRVQPQVHVSPSKKGHPQHHNLLVCHVSDFYPGHIQVRWFLNGQEETAGVLSTNSMHNGDWTFQTLVMLEMTPRQGDVYACQVEHPSLDGPVTVEWKAQPDSARSKMLAGVGGFVLGLIALGASFILHCRSQRGKKLLESG